A region of the Salvia splendens isolate huo1 chromosome 11, SspV2, whole genome shotgun sequence genome:
TCTTGCAGCTTTCCGTTTTCAGCTTGCATCTCACTAAGCTCCTCACCTTTTCTCTTCAACTGCTCTTCAAGTTCGTGTTTGTGGTTGCTCAGGGTGTTGAGCTCCAGATTAAGGTCTTTAATTTGCGACACAAGAATCTCTTTCTCTTCCACCGTTTTCTGTTTTTCTGAACTCCTGTCTTCTAACTCTTTTCTCAAAGTCTCTGCCTGAACTACAAATTCTGAAATTTCTTGGCTTTTGCTATTCAGCTGTTCCTCTAATTCCACTTTCTGACTGCATGTGGAGTTGAGCTTCAGTTCCAGATCTCTTACTCGTTCCAGAAGAGTCTCCTTTTCTTCAATGTTCCCCTTTAGCTCCGAGCTTTTATTTGTCAGCTCTTCTTTCAGAGTCTCAATCTGGAGTAAGATTTCAGAGATTTCTTTAACTCTTTTTTCAAGATGCACCTCTGATTCCTTTTTTTGACTGAGCAAGGATTCCAGTTCCACCTGCTTTTCATGGATCTTATCTTTCAAGTCCTTGACTTGAGCAGAGGATTCAATCACTTTCTTTGCTAATTGTGCTTCCAGCTCGCCCTTTTGAACCCGCAAGGACTCTGCCTCAGCCTGAACATTGTTGATCTGCTCCTTTAGATCATTTATCTCGGTTAATGATGACCTTTCTTGATCTTTAAGTTTTTGAAGAAGTGCAGAAATTTCACCATCTTTCTGTTTCTCAATGTCTCTTCTTTGAATGTGTGATGAATCAAGTTCCAACTCCAATTCCCACGTACGAGTTGATGCTTGTACTGTGTGAGACTCGTGAATTTCCAAGTGGTTTGACAATTCTCTTTCCTTTTGTTCCAACTTTTCAGTCAACATGCTTGATTCAGTAAGAAGATCATGAATTTTGTTTTCAGCCTGTTTAATCTCATTCTCAAGCTGTGAAATCTTtgaagacaaattggtattctcCTCTTCAGCAGTCTTATGCATCTGACTAAGCTTAGTGATTTCTGCAGTTGCTGTCTCCAGTTTCTCCAGTGCTTCCATTTTGTGAGCTTCATGAATCTCAAGGTGACTTGAAAGCTCCCTCTCCTGCTCAGCTGATTTCTCCCTCAACTGACTAGAATCGGTAATAAGATCTTGAATTTTGTTTTCAGCCTGTCTAATCTCACCGTCAAGCTGTGAAATCTTTGAAGAATAATTAGCATTCTCCTCTTCAGCAGCCTTATGCATCTGACAAAGCTTAGTGATTTCTTCTTCTGCTTTCTCCAGTTTCTCTAGTGATTCCTTTTTGTACGCCTCATGAGTATCAATGTGAGTTGAAAGCTCCCTTTCTTTCTCAATCATATTTTGACTCAACATGCCCGACTCTGTAATAAGATCTTGAATCTCTTTTTCAGCCTGCCTCATGTCATCCTCAAGCTGTGAAATCTTTGAAGTAAGACTAGTTTCCTCCTCTTCAGTAGCCTTTTTCATCTGACTGAGCTTAGTGATTTCTTCTGATGCTTGCTCCAGTTTCTCCAGTGCGTCCTTTTTGTGGGCCTCGTGAGTCACAAGGTGAGTTGACAGCTGCCTTTCTTTCTCAGCCAAATTTTCCCTCAACTGGCTGGATTCGGCGTTGAGATCTTCAATCCTGCTTACAGCCTGTTTGATCTCTTCCTCTAGCTTCAAATTTTTTGAGGAGAGTCTACTGTTCTCCTCTTGAGAGGCCGTGTGAATCTGATTTACCTCGACCATTTCTCTTTCTGCGGATTCCAGTCGTTGTTTTGCTTCTAGATTGTGAGCCTCGTGAGTCTCCAGATGACTTGAAAGCTCCCTTTCTTTCTCTCCCAGTCTTTCTCTTAACTGGTTTGATTCAGACAAAAGATCCTGAAACTTGGTCTCTGCTTGTTTTATATCATTCTCAAACAGTAAAATCTTTAAGGTAAGATTAGTTCTCTCGTCTTTATCAGCGTCTTGCATCTCACGCAGCTTACTGATTTCACTTTCCGCGGAGTCCAGTTTCTCCTTTGAAGTAGAGAGTTCCCCCTTGATTGCTTCCACCTCTAGCTGTATGGCTTCTCTCTCCTTTTGAAGCTGGCTATTGATGTTTCTCAGCTCTTCAGCGATTCCCTTCTCCTCTTCATGGTTGGCAACGGCGGCATCTCTGTCGATCTTCATCTCTTCCAGCTTCTGGTTCAACATCTTAACCGAATTCTCCAGTTCCAGTTTCACATTTTGACATTCCTGATGTAGCGTTTCCTTTTCATAAACAGTGATTGCAAGCTTTCTCTTCAAGTCAGCAATCTCAGAAAGAGCCATTTCCAGTTCTTGCTCGACAGCTGCTGCTTTCTGGTTCTCAAAGTTAGCATCCATGCCATTTTTCGAGCCTCTTTTTCCCCTGTGCGAAGAACCATCCGAGTCCGAGGAATCagagctggaagaagaagaagaagaagtgccCTTTTTTCTCAACTCCTCAGTCAGATTATCATAACGCGCGTACAAAGACTGGTACTGATAGTGGAAATCCTCAATCAGATCAGCCAGTGGTTCTTTCCCATCATCGTCTTTAAGAATCTGTATGATCTTCTGCACGTTGCCCTCAATAACTGTAAGCAATAAGGCCATTCAGGAAAGAAGTAGAGGCGTTGAAACATCATGCTTATAACAGATCACTAAGTTTGAGGAAATTATCAGAAAATGCACACCTGCTTTGGTTTCTCTCAGCTCCTTGTTACGTTCGGGATCAACATGATTACCAAAAAAGGCTTTGACCGATTCGCGCCAGCGATGCTTGGGCATGTTTTCTGTTTTCTCTAGCAGCTTACCTGTGTATATGGCCACTTTTTTTATGATTCAAGTGTTACAAAGTGATGAaggtatgtatatatatatatatcagtgttgttagggtcgcgggtcgGTCCGGGGCGCTGAGGCTGGACCccgggtcgcggggcgatggGGCGCTGGGGCGAGGgacccacgaatcggggcgcaaaattatttattatttatatattagtaataataatgattaaatataattcactaatatataaataattatacttacataataggaagaaaaaaaattaaatttcaatgtTTATATTggctaaaaaataattattaaaggAATTATAGTCTATTTAGTtgttttgataattaaaatgaattttataattaatttattttgaggaAAGTTGAAAAGTTGgtagtaataataaattaatattatagaaTAGTGGAAAAGTAAAAGCTGAACGAGTGGTGGTAAAAAGAGGCGGTGGCGTGTGACTAGGTTTTATCAAATGAAGTTTCattgtattaaaatatttataaaaagaaaggatcagcttcctctctcttcctctctctttacACAGAAATTTCGTCGCTCCACCGTCGCTCCACCGTCG
Encoded here:
- the LOC121754491 gene encoding COP1-interactive protein 1-like produces the protein MKHFPFNVYDDRKFEVTMQSGLNVAIKRIGRVTINDLPFGNKFHLKIGVEEIRQFHFSFLCFILIIDSHSHSNTNTPSISLLTKLQDFGDFTVSQCRKAYFRGKLLEKTENMPKHRWRESVKAFFGNHVDPERNKELRETKAVIEGNVQKIIQILKDDDGKEPLADLIEDFHYQYQSLYARYDNLTEELRKKGTSSSSSSSSDSSDSDGSSHRGKRGSKNGMDANFENQKAAAVEQELEMALSEIADLKRKLAITVYEKETLHQECQNVKLELENSVKMLNQKLEEMKIDRDAAVANHEEEKGIAEELRNINSQLQKEREAIQLEVEAIKGELSTSKEKLDSAESEISKLREMQDADKDERTNLTLKILLFENDIKQAETKFQDLLSESNQLRERLGEKERELSSHLETHEAHNLEAKQRLESAEREMVEVNQIHTASQEENSRLSSKNLKLEEEIKQAVSRIEDLNAESSQLRENLAEKERQLSTHLVTHEAHKKDALEKLEQASEEITKLSQMKKATEEEETSLTSKISQLEDDMRQAEKEIQDLITESGMLSQNMIEKERELSTHIDTHEAYKKESLEKLEKAEEEITKLCQMHKAAEEENANYSSKISQLDGEIRQAENKIQDLITDSSQLREKSAEQERELSSHLEIHEAHKMEALEKLETATAEITKLSQMHKTAEEENTNLSSKISQLENEIKQAENKIHDLLTESSMLTEKLEQKERELSNHLEIHESHTVQASTRTWELELELDSSHIQRRDIEKQKDGEISALLQKLKDQERSSLTEINDLKEQINNVQAEAESLRVQKGELEAQLAKKVIESSAQVKDLKDKIHEKQVELESLLSQKKESEVHLEKRVKEISEILLQIETLKEELTNKSSELKGNIEEKETLLERVRDLELKLNSTCSQKVELEEQLNSKSQEISEFVVQAETLRKELEDRSSEKQKTVEEKEILVSQIKDLNLELNTLSNHKHELEEQLKRKGEELSEMQAENGKLQEKAAEMERALTEKEHELSSLQKISEDGEREALARIAAVTAEVSSLQEQLGSLAALKSEADIILDRNTGEISEHRLQIENLKEELSGKTSDGEKLLEEKETLTVQLNDLHLELETLRQQNGEMEDQINTKVSEGEQLRGEKDGLESKICELETTLAERGNELLTVQRKMDDLQHESSAIISALKEQINSLQQHLELMESQKRGLEVEIEKSKQEAAENLALAENNNAELVNKIKEQEKKLQEHEDAHSRLCEEHTQLENQFQSCEECLRSSEKKLEEMTQQFEIDMYAKNQEVNELEENIEGLKRDLEMKTDEFCTLEDNVRNIEVKQRLTSQKLRVTEQLLVEKDESYLKKEEKLLEEQKSLQERIAALSGIVQTYKEAQVRVVGEISHKLNDTLSGIDAFHMKFEEDYGHIESRIYETVNELKITTNCIKDSNIEKDQLRKEITVLSQQLSDEKGNSMHLKGRIGELETKLQKDEDEKDCLIKTVRERETKMGELEKIVADMDEKTRKLEMRMKENEAGFESLIEEKREAIRQLCIWIEYHRSRNDELKDMIAKTRRR